A single window of Rubripirellula lacrimiformis DNA harbors:
- a CDS encoding baeRF3 domain-containing protein, translated as MNAITIAPRTRTELVDLIGKESGTCVSLLMRTHKNGRETTQNSIRFKNLISEAIEKVGDRCDTLQGRLQEFAKLEHDEKFWQNQSEGFALFACEDFDQRFKLGHSPDELVYVADHFYTLPIASVCCGGGSTRVLALSWERARLFSCEGHTAQEICNEQFPVEMDELVTERDAEEQLQFSTHSTQGGGPAGPNGGSTAMYHGHGEGEGKIAADRDMYLTRVGRMVADVTYNTKHPLIVVATEEVAGHFTSTTDVDVVEVIHASPDGLEDQDLQKRIVEASHRLLKKSGEAFTEQLGTAIAKNAGSTDLADIVVQAANGRVDTLLIGSVGLQYGNFDRDSRKVEIHEDGETELVNLAVRETLQAGGSVAELASDGGDRRIAAIYRF; from the coding sequence ATGAATGCCATAACGATCGCCCCCCGCACGCGAACCGAGCTTGTTGATTTGATTGGCAAAGAGTCGGGAACATGCGTTTCGCTGTTGATGCGAACTCACAAAAATGGGCGTGAGACGACACAGAACTCCATCCGCTTCAAAAATCTGATCAGCGAAGCAATCGAAAAAGTTGGCGACCGTTGTGACACGTTACAAGGCCGGCTTCAAGAGTTTGCAAAGCTGGAACATGACGAGAAGTTCTGGCAGAACCAGTCCGAAGGTTTCGCCCTCTTTGCGTGCGAGGACTTCGATCAGCGTTTCAAACTCGGGCACTCGCCGGATGAACTTGTCTACGTTGCCGACCATTTCTACACGCTGCCAATTGCCAGCGTTTGCTGCGGCGGCGGCAGCACTCGGGTGTTGGCCTTGAGTTGGGAACGTGCCCGACTGTTCTCGTGTGAGGGCCACACGGCGCAGGAGATATGCAACGAACAATTCCCCGTGGAAATGGACGAATTGGTGACTGAGCGGGATGCCGAAGAGCAATTGCAATTTTCGACCCACTCGACACAAGGCGGTGGCCCGGCTGGTCCCAATGGTGGTTCGACGGCGATGTACCACGGGCATGGGGAGGGCGAAGGAAAGATCGCCGCGGATCGAGACATGTACTTGACTCGGGTCGGTCGGATGGTTGCCGACGTCACCTACAATACGAAGCACCCGCTTATCGTCGTTGCAACCGAAGAGGTCGCGGGGCATTTCACCTCGACAACAGATGTCGATGTCGTGGAAGTGATTCACGCTAGCCCCGATGGTTTGGAAGACCAAGATTTGCAAAAACGAATTGTCGAAGCGTCACACCGATTGCTAAAAAAGTCCGGTGAGGCGTTCACTGAACAGCTCGGTACCGCGATCGCGAAGAACGCTGGGTCAACTGACTTGGCGGATATTGTCGTGCAGGCCGCTAATGGGCGTGTCGACACGTTGCTGATCGGTAGCGTTGGACTGCAGTATGGCAACTTCGATCGAGACAGCCGGAAAGTCGAGATACACGAGGACGGGGAAACCGAGTTGGTCAACCTGGCTGTTCGGGAGACACTGCAAGCCGGTGGCTCCGTTGCCGAGCTCGCGAGCGATGGCGGGGATCGACGCATTGCCGCGATCTATCGCTTCTAA
- a CDS encoding PH domain-containing protein has protein sequence MACAEPLVTNDPSSPKASLMQVLSAICPYCNHDVDSTIDHLDGPIVCPECRKPFEMEMPTAVVTSVQEVDEKTASGKRLAADPDERTLIKVHPVVLRARPVATLILGMIFLVAAVAMILSITGMAIAGYSLNDTMSLGPASLLTWVSAITLSVEAVVIGYWVLLSRFTTLTVTDDRTIYQRGIVSRETSEVQHDDVRNIQLDQSFMQRLLNVGSVGISSSGQDDLEVVAERLPGPKKIIQLIRENQQ, from the coding sequence ATGGCCTGCGCCGAACCGCTCGTTACGAACGATCCTTCATCGCCGAAAGCCAGTCTCATGCAAGTTCTCTCCGCCATATGCCCCTACTGCAATCACGACGTTGATAGCACGATTGATCACCTCGATGGTCCGATCGTCTGTCCGGAGTGTCGCAAGCCTTTCGAGATGGAAATGCCGACCGCGGTGGTAACTTCGGTTCAAGAAGTTGATGAGAAGACCGCAAGTGGAAAGCGTCTGGCCGCGGATCCTGATGAACGCACGCTGATCAAGGTCCACCCTGTCGTCTTGCGTGCGCGACCTGTCGCGACGCTAATCCTTGGCATGATTTTTCTAGTCGCCGCTGTCGCCATGATCCTCTCCATCACTGGCATGGCCATCGCTGGCTATTCGTTGAACGATACCATGTCGCTAGGTCCGGCGTCGCTGCTGACCTGGGTGTCCGCAATCACGCTCTCGGTCGAGGCTGTTGTCATAGGTTATTGGGTGCTGCTGAGTCGTTTCACGACATTGACTGTGACTGACGACCGGACGATCTATCAGCGTGGCATCGTCTCACGCGAGACGTCGGAAGTTCAGCATGACGACGTGCGAAATATTCAGCTTGATCAGTCATTCATGCAGCGACTGCTGAATGTGGGCAGCGTCGGGATTTCAAGTTCTGGGCAAGATGACTTGGAGGTCGTTGCCGAACGACTTCCAGGTCCCAAAAAGATCATCCAGTTGATCCGGGAAAATCAACAGTAG